A single window of Nicotiana tomentosiformis chromosome 1, ASM39032v3, whole genome shotgun sequence DNA harbors:
- the LOC104085073 gene encoding formin-like protein 1, with protein sequence MLSSFFFIFLLLFSATVSAQNRRILHQPFFPVDSQPPSSSPPTPSAPSPTSTTTPKYPFDSSTTPNNNNNNNNTPFFPSFPSPPPPPSPSAFASFPANVSSLILPHSAKSKPLSSKLIATAIICVVAAVLVLSLALFLHSRKRRNQAASTSDAKTQRSNSSTHFNYSNGNSNNGNNSSGGNRSHIPKLQRPSQTSSEFLYLGTMVSSHGGIDGPHNPPQRRRSGNVTSVPASRKMDSPEIHPLPPLLGRNLSQNYGNNNNNNADVISGRTEEDEEFYSPRGSLDGRESSIGTGSASRRAFAAVEVENFGGGSRSSSSSSSYSSSSSGSGSPVRSVSLSISPPVSFSPKSLMPKSPELVAIHTAPPPQYSPPPPPPPPPLPPRANFVPILVMGNESDSPSPPSSSSPERYSSRSIDSSPRSFNVWDQNLESPARIANQIQQIEPFFVAPPPPPSPPLSISIPASVPPPPPPPPCKNWDSPKTPTPPTSKPPSKPPVLVTPLRPIALESPVLISPMDQLPSNSEPIEKNEQKIENEETPKPKLKTLHWDKVRASSDRETVWDQLKSSSFKLDEEMIETLFVVKTPTSNPKETTRRSVLPSQSQENRVLDPKKSQNISIQLRALNVTVEEVCEALLEGNVDALGTELLESLLKMAPSKEEERKLKEYKDDSPFKLGPAEKFLKAVLDIPFAFKRVDAMLYISNFDSEVDYLKKSFETLEASCEELRSNRMFLKLLEAVLKTGNRMNVGTNRGDAHAFKLDTLLKLADVKGADGKTSLLHFVVQEIIRSEGARLSGGNQDQQSTISDDAKCRKLGLQVVSNLSSEVINVKKAAAMDSEVLHSEVLKLSKGIGNIAEVVRSIEAVGLKDSSIEEFSESMRRFMKMAEEEIIRLQALESVAMSLVKEITEYFHGNSAREEAHPFRIFMVVRDFLMVLDRVCKEVGMINEHTIVSSAHKFPVPVNPTLQPAIGGLTAIRQHSSSDEDSSPP encoded by the exons ATGTTATCCTCCTTCTTCTTCATCTTTCTCCTCCTCTTCTCAGCCACTGTCTCCGCCCAAAACCGCCGTATTCTCCACCAACCATTTTTTCCGGTAGATTCACAACCGCCATCTTCTTCACCCCCTACTCCTTCTGCACCATCACCGACTAGTACtactactcccaaatacccttttGACTCTTCTACTACTcctaataacaataacaataacaataatactcCCTTTTTCCCCTCTTTCCCTTCTCCTCCCCCCCCACCTTCCCCTTCTGCTTTTGCTTCTTTCCCTGCTAATGTATCTTCTCTTATCCTTCCCCATTCCGCCAAATCCAAACCCCTTTCCTCCAAACTCATCGCCACCGCTATCATCTGCGTTGTCGCTGCTGTCCTTGTTCTCTCACTCGCTCTATTCTTGCACAGCCGCAAGCGAAGAAATCAAGCTGCTTCTACTAGTGATGCTAAAACCCAGAGATCTAATAGCAGCACTCACTTCAATTATTCTAATGGTAATAGTAATAATGGTAATAACAGCAGTGGTGGTAACCGCAGTCATATTCCTAAGCTACAAAGACCATCGCAGACCAGTTCGGAGTTTCTCTACTTGGGTACTATGGTCAGTTCACATGGTGGAATTGATGGGCCCCACAACCCTCCGCAACGTCGTCGTAGCGGCAACGTGACTAGTGTCCCAGCTTCGAGAAAAATGGATTCGCCGGAGATCCATCCATTGCCGCCGTTACTTGGACGGAATTTGAGTCAAAATTAtgggaataataataataataatgcagATGTAATATCGGGTAGAACTGAAGAAGATGAGGAGTTTTACTCTCCAAGAGGATCTTTGGACGGCAGAGAAAGTTCGATCGGAACTGGATCGGCGTCACGTAGGGCATTTGCCGCCGTTGAGGTGGAGAATTTTGGTGGTGGTTCCAGGTCCAGCTCATCTTCTTCTTCGTACTCGTCTTCCAGTTCCGgttcgggttcaccggttcggtCTGTATCGCTGAGCATTTCGCCGCCGGTGAGTTTTAGTCCGAAAAGCTTAATGCCTAAGTCACCGGAACTGGTCGCTATTCATACTGCTCCACCACCTCAATATTCTCCTCCACCCCCTCCGCCTCCGCCTCCGCTTCCGCCGCGAGCAAATTTTGTGCCGATATTGGTCATGGGGAATGAATCTGATTCACCATCTCCTCCCAGTTCATCATCACCGGAGAGATATTCAAGCAGAAGCATTGACTCTTCGCCCCGAAGTTTCAATGTTTGGGATCAGAATCTTGAATCTCCGGCGAGAATCGCCAATCAGATACAGCAGATTGAGCCATTTTTCGTTGCCCCACCACCACCGCCCTCACCGCCTCTTTCGATTAGTATTCCGGCTAGTGTACCGCCTCCGCCTCCGCCACCACCATGTAAAAATTGGGATAGTCCAAAAACTCCAACACCACCAACTTCAAAGCCACCATCTAAGCCTCCAGTTCTTGTAACTCCTTTAAGGCCTATAGCACTTGAAAGTCCAGTATTGATTTCTCCAATGGATCAGTTGCCTTCTAATTCGGAACCCATTGAGAAGAATGAGCAGAAAATAGAAAACGAGGAAACTCCTAAACCAAAGTTAAAGACTTTGCATTGGGATAAAGTAAGAGCAAGTTCTGATCGAGAAACGGTGTGGGATCAACTCAAATCAAGTTCATTTAA ATTGGATGAAGAGATGATAGAAACCTTGTTTGTTGTGAAGACTCCAACTTCAAATCCAAAAGAAACAACTAGACGCTCTGTTCTTCCCTCGCAGAGTCAAGAGAATAGGGTACTTGACCCAAAGAAGTCACAGAACATTTCAATTCAGCTTAGGGCACTAAATGTAACTGTTGAGGAAGTATGCGAAGCACTTTTAGAAG GAAATGTTGATGCCCTAGGGACTGAGCTCCTTGAGAGTTTATTGAAGATGGCTCCATCGAAAGAAGAAGAACGCAAGCTGAAAGAGTATAAAGATGATTCTCCATTTAAGCTTGGGCCAGCTGAGAAGTTTCTCAAAGCAGTGCTTGATATACCTTTTGCATTCAAAAGGGTAGATGCTATGCTGTACATTTCAAATTTTGATTCTGAGGTTGACTACCTCAAAAAGTCATTTGAAACTCTAGAG GCTTCTTGTGAAGAGCTGAGAAGTAATAGAATGTTCTTAAAGCTTCTGGAAGCAGTGCTGAAGACTGGTAACCGCATGAATGTTGGGACAAATCGCGGTGATGCACATGCGTTCAAACTGGATACACTGCTAAAGCTTGCAGATGTGAAGGGAGCTGATGGGAAAACATCCCTCTTGCATTTTGTGGTACAGGAGATCATAAGAAGTGAAGGAGCTCGTCTCTCTGGTGGAAATCAAGATCAACAGTCGACCATTAGTGATGATGCTAAGTGCCGGAAGCTTGGCCTCCAAGTTGTTTCAAACCTTAGTTCAGAGGTTATAAATGTTAAGAAGGCTGCTGCAATGGATTCAGAAGTGCTTCATAGTGAGGTCTTAAAGCTTTCTAAAGGGATTGGAAACATTGCTGAAGTTGTCCGATCAATTGAAGCAGTTGGATTGAAGGACAGCAGCATAGAAGAATTTTCCGAGTCCATGAGAAGGTTTATGAAAATGGCAGAGGAGGAGATCATAAGGCTCCAAGCCCTAGAAAGTGTCGCCATGTCATTGGTGAAAGAAATAACTGAATACTTCCACGGAAATTCAGCCAGAGAAGAGGCTCACCCTTTTAGAATCTTTATGGTGGTGAGAGACTTCCTAATGGTTCTTGATCGCGTTTGCAAGGAAGTTGGGATGATAAATGAACATACAATAGTTAGTTCTGCCCACAAGTTTCCAGTTCCAGTAAATCCAACTCTACAACCAGCCATTGGCGGGTTGACTGCAATAAGGCAGCATAGTTCCTCCGACGAGGACAGTTCACCCCCTTAA